In Fundulus heteroclitus isolate FHET01 unplaced genomic scaffold, MU-UCD_Fhet_4.1 scaffold_81, whole genome shotgun sequence, a genomic segment contains:
- the LOC105917044 gene encoding zinc finger CCHC domain-containing protein 9, producing the protein MTRWARANNVHKHKPAEATPWNQLRAAGRRGAGRDGAPSTGPSQRDQRDPLRRTCSSSGIKPNRKKKEYISEDVNGFLEYLNQSGQARPAGKEGETGTERDLRDMVEVAMKKDQRREDRRVKRQRDKKNNMVCFNCRKPGHGLADCPEADRDEEMGRGICFRCGSTEHEIHKCRAKVDPALGEYPYAKCFICGQTGHLSRSCPDNPKGLYAQGGCCRVCGSVEHFQKDCPEHQAATNSMTLGWLSNNMSADLEDVHIPVKKAKPKQPKVITF; encoded by the exons ATGACGAGGTGGGCGAGGGCCAATAATGTACACAAGCACAAACCAGCAGAGGCAACTCCCTGGAATCAGCTTCGAGCGGCTGGGagaagaggagcaggaagagATGGCGCTCCCTCTACTGGGCCGTCGCAGCGAGATCAGAGGGACCCTTTGAGAAGGACCTGCAGTTCTTCTGGGATAAAGCCCAACCGCAAAAAGAAAGAGTACATCAGCGAGGATGTAAATGGATTCCTAGAGTATCTGAACCAGAGTGGACAGGCCCGGCCTGCTGGGAAGGAAGGAGAGACGGGGACAGAACGGGACCTGAGGGACATGGTGGAGGTGGCCATGAAAAAAGACCAGAGACGGGAGGACAGGAGGGTGAAGAGGCAGAGGGACAAGAAGAATAATATG GTGTGCTTTAACTGCAGGAAGCCTGGTCACGGTCTGGCTGACTGTCCCGAAGCCGACAGAGATGAGGAGATGGGCCGAGGTATCTGCTTCCGCTGTGGCTCCACAGAACACGAGATCCATAAATGCAGAGCCAAAGTGGATCCCGCTCTGG GTGAATACCCATACGCCAAGTGCTTCATCTGTGGTCAGACTGGACACCTATCGCGCTCCTGCCCTGACAACCCCAAAGGACTCTATGCACagg GAGGCTGTTGTCGGGTGTGTGGTTCGGTGGAACATTTCCAGAAGGACTGTCCAGAGCACCAGGCAGCGA CTAACTCAATGACTCTGGGTTGGTTGTCGAACAACATGAGCGCAGACCTGGAGGACGTTCACATTCCAGTGAAAAAAGCCAAACCCAAGCAGCCCAAAGTGATAACCTTCTGA